A region of Maribacter algicola DNA encodes the following proteins:
- a CDS encoding T9SS type A sorting domain-containing protein: MKKIYFILLMGFSFTIYGQDTIDFRNLKNEEISGFKLYPNPATADMVYVTTENNETKEIRIYDVFGELVLTDRISNKTLDISRLSPGVYVIQVTENKKTINRKLVVK; the protein is encoded by the coding sequence ATGAAAAAAATCTACTTTATCCTTTTAATGGGGTTTTCCTTTACGATTTATGGTCAGGACACCATTGATTTTAGGAATTTAAAAAATGAGGAGATCTCAGGTTTTAAACTATATCCCAACCCAGCAACGGCAGACATGGTTTATGTGACCACGGAGAACAACGAGACCAAGGAAATACGAATATATGACGTCTTTGGTGAGTTGGTTTTGACCGATCGTATCTCGAACAAAACCTTGGACATCTCCAGACTTTCACCCGGTGTCTATGTTATCCAAGTAACCGAGAACAAAAAAACGATCAACAGAAAACTGGTGGTAAAGTAA
- a CDS encoding LuxE/PaaK family acyltransferase, with protein MGPKGIFDISSKTEFETKCLEIFQFQYQNNQVYQRFCDYLNIKSEQINTLTEIPFLPIQFFKEHKVVSTLDNEEIIFTSSGTTGSVASKHYVTDLNLYEQSYLKGFENFYGPIENYCVLALLPSYLERDGSSLIYMVNDLIDKSKHPFSGFFLNDLSKLASVLKELEAQKQKTLLIGVSFALLDFADAFKLELEHTIVMETGGMKGRRKELIRKELHEQLKQGFGVKHIHSEYGMTELLSQAYSLGDSLFECPPWMKILVRDTEDPLSLLPKAKTGGINVIDLANVNSCSFIATQDLGKLYESGKFEVLGRFDHSDIRGCNLMAL; from the coding sequence ATGGGCCCAAAAGGTATTTTTGATATTTCATCCAAAACTGAATTTGAAACCAAATGTTTGGAAATATTTCAGTTTCAGTATCAAAATAATCAGGTTTACCAAAGGTTCTGCGACTATCTTAATATAAAATCGGAGCAAATCAATACGCTTACCGAAATTCCATTTCTACCCATTCAATTCTTCAAGGAACACAAGGTTGTTAGTACTTTGGACAATGAAGAAATCATTTTTACCAGTAGCGGAACCACGGGCTCCGTTGCAAGTAAGCACTATGTTACGGACCTCAACCTGTACGAACAGAGCTACCTAAAAGGCTTTGAAAACTTCTACGGGCCTATTGAAAATTATTGTGTTTTGGCCCTGCTGCCCTCCTATTTAGAGCGCGATGGTTCTTCCCTGATTTACATGGTGAACGATTTAATCGATAAAAGCAAACATCCCTTTAGCGGATTTTTTCTCAATGACCTGTCTAAATTGGCATCCGTCCTTAAGGAACTGGAAGCCCAAAAACAAAAGACCCTTTTAATTGGTGTTTCCTTTGCTCTTTTGGATTTTGCCGATGCGTTTAAATTAGAATTGGAACATACCATCGTGATGGAGACAGGCGGCATGAAGGGACGTAGAAAGGAATTGATACGTAAGGAACTGCACGAGCAACTAAAGCAAGGGTTTGGCGTGAAACATATTCATTCCGAATATGGTATGACGGAACTCCTTTCACAGGCCTACTCTCTAGGGGATAGTCTTTTTGAATGTCCCCCTTGGATGAAGATTTTGGTTAGGGATACAGAAGACCCTTTATCCTTACTACCCAAAGCAAAGACTGGAGGCATCAATGTAATCGATCTTGCCAATGTGAACTCTTGTTCGTTTATAGCCACCCAGGATTTGGGAAAATTATATGAAAGTGGAAAATTTGAAGTATTGGGCCGTTTTGACCATTCAGATATCAGAGGATGTAATTTGATGGCGCTTTAA
- a CDS encoding T9SS type A sorting domain-containing protein, whose product MKHLYLVIFFLFCAVGFGQSPKNQGDIDGFSMYPNPVTNGKVYITTANNSPKEIFIYDVFGTLILKTTILGKELSLNDMDAGVYVLRVFEKDKMATRKLIVK is encoded by the coding sequence ATGAAGCACCTTTACCTCGTTATTTTCTTTCTTTTTTGTGCTGTTGGTTTTGGACAAAGTCCCAAAAATCAAGGGGATATAGACGGTTTTAGTATGTATCCAAACCCGGTTACGAATGGTAAGGTGTATATTACAACGGCTAACAATAGTCCTAAGGAAATTTTCATTTACGATGTTTTTGGAACCCTAATTCTAAAAACGACCATACTTGGCAAGGAACTCTCCCTTAACGATATGGATGCCGGGGTGTACGTCCTAAGAGTTTTTGAAAAGGATAAAATGGCTACCAGAAAGCTCATCGTCAAATAA